A DNA window from Tachysurus vachellii isolate PV-2020 chromosome 20, HZAU_Pvac_v1, whole genome shotgun sequence contains the following coding sequences:
- the prdm15 gene encoding PR domain zinc finger protein 15: MAEATPDDYIWCEECAQYHNSECPELGPVITVRDSFVLSRARSSLPDSLEIRVAEGATEGVFVLQRLIKRTRFGPFEAKRVTQMNTHTPFPLKIFKTDGSVVCLDTSNEDDCNWMMLVRPATDHTHQNLTAYQQDDELYFNTSQDVLPGAELRVWYGAFYAKKMEKPILKPPVAPPHTGMLCGKPAVVEGRAEVLAPPVLRDSNTDQLSCSPTAVSPAAVSPVAVSPVAVSPVAVSPVAVSPVAVSPVQQVVMDVSSEANGTPSAPDLKKRVNRQRKAKGEITELSKIPVSDLTKRGNLSIKPSRHTRCLITGGKSVVRKRVLKSGDHKRVYQCILCNKVFQNSSNLNRHIRSHGDKLFKCDECDKMFSRKESLKQHISYKHSKNESDVEYRYKCKTCEKSFRVENALKFHNCRTDDKTFQCELCSRFFSTNSNLSKHKKKHGEKLYACEVCNKMFYRKDVMQDHQRRHIMGSKNMKREEMEANGEEGTKYRKEPSGCPICGKVFSCRSNMNKHLLTHGDKKYTCEICGRKFFRVDVLRDHIHVHFKDIALMDEQERENFIKKIGISMDDSEGNSDDEDEKDDPEHHKYSCKKCQVTFAKGRDYLKHIMEMHKERGYGCVICNRRFALKATYNAHLVIHREQLPDPAVQRYIHPCDMCGRIFNSIGNLERHKIIHTGVKSHSCDQCGKSFARKDMLKEHLRVHDNIRDFLCAECGKGMKTKHALRHHMKLHKGIKEYECKECNRKFAQKVNMLKHYKRHTGIKDFMCELCGKTFSERNTMETHKLIHTVGKTWSCSVCDKKYVTEYMLQKHVQLTHEKVEAQSCHMCGTKVSTRASMNRHIRRKHPEVVTVRVEYLDDLPEAATIDASSISIAQSPLSTVKAHRNSSPMKKKQKLQESILSDSVEYGEITRKTSEFTTTTTTTATGDETNSAVQNLQQVVVLADPSAPPTTSVSLTNIRVTPINTAPQSAPQFTSLQPVTVERPLTLDSSILTVTFDPVTGSSVQADGASAQSVTHFINLTTFNPISHPLEAWRPITNTETSHVTTDTSHVTAGTSQGTLEGNHMTAAMTVGGAQAEPQNTQNPEAQIPQDSQHNLGQSHQIQPQASGPTQTPAAAPQMFSY; this comes from the exons gtcgtCTCTGCCGGACAGTCTGGAGATCCGTGTGGCTGAAGGAGCGACAGAGGGAGTGTTTGTCCTCCAGCGGCTCATCAAGAGAACACGCTTCGGCCCATTCGAGGCCAAACGGGTCAcacagatgaacacacacacaccatttcctTTAAAG atctTTAAGACAGACGGGTCTGTGGTCTGTTTGGACACATCTAATGAGGACGACTGTAACTGGATGATGTTGGTCAGACCTGCGacagatcacacacaccaaaacctCACAGCGTACCAACAGGATGACGAGCTGTACTTCAACAcctcacag GATGTGTTGCCGGGGGCAGAGCTGAGGGTGTGGTATGGAGCCTTCTACGCTAAAAAGATGGAGAAACCAATTCTAAAGCCTCCTGTAGCACCtccacacacag GGATGTTGTGTGGAAAGCCAGCTGTAGTTGAGGGGAGAGCAGAAGTTTTGGCACCCCCTGTGCTTAGAGACAGTAACACAG ATCAGCTGAGCTGCTCCCCTACTGCTGTCTCACCTGCTGCTGTCTCGCCTGTCGCTGTCTCGCCTGTCGCTGTCTCGCCTGTCGCTGTCTCACCTGTCGCTGTCTCGCCTGTCGCTGTCTCACCTGTCCAGCAGGTTGTGATGGATGTTTCCTCTGAGGCTAACGGCACACCCTCAGCACCCGATCTGAAAAAACGAGTGAACAGACAACGCAAAGCCAAAGGAGAGATAACAGAACTCAGCAAAA ttccagtgtctgatctcacaaaACGAGGcaacctgtcaatcaaaccGAGCCGACACACACGCTGCCTCATCACGGGTGGAAA gtcAGTGGTGAGGAAGCGTGTTCTGAAGAGTGGAGATCATAAGcgagtgtatcagtgtatcctgtgtaataaagtgtttcAGAACAGCAGCAACCTGAACCGGCATATCCGCTcccacg GTGATAAACTGTTTaaatgtgatgagtgtgataaGATGTTCAGTCGAAAGGAAAGTCTGAAACAGCACATCTCCTACAAACACAGCAAAaacgag tcgGACGTGGAGTACAGGTATAAGTGTAAGACCTGTGAGAAATCGTTTCGGGTTGAGAACGCCCTGAAATTTCACAACTGCAGGACAG ATGATAAGACGTTTCAGTGTGAGCTCTGCTCCAGGTTTTTCTCCACAAACAGCAATTTATCTAAACACAAGAAGAAACACGGGGAGAAGCTTTACGCCTGCGAGGTGTGTAACAAAATGTTTTACCGTAAAGACGTGATGCAGGACCACCAGAGACGCCACATCATGG GTTCAAAGAACatgaagagagaagaaatggaAGCAAACGGAGAAGAAGGAACAAAATACAGGAAAGAACCATCAGGGTGTCCCATCTGTGGCAAG GTGTTTTCCTGTCGCAGTAACATGAACAAACATCTGCTGACTCACGGGGACAAAAAATACACGTGTGAGATCTGCGGCCGCAAGTTCTTCCGTGTTGACGTGCTGAGAGACCACATACACGTGCACTTTAAG gaTATTGCGCTAATGGATGAACAGGAGCGAGAGAACTTCATTAAAAAGATTGGAATTTCAATGGATGACAGTGAGGGAAACTCAGACGATGAGGATGAGAAGGACGATCCAGAACATCACAAATATAGCTGTAAAAAGTGCCag GTGACGTTCGCTAAAGGTCGTGATTATCTGAAACACATCATGGAGATGCACAAAGAGCGCGGATACGGCTGTGTCATCTGTAACAGGCGCTTTGCCCTCAAAGCCACCTACAACGCTCACCTAGTTATTCACAGAGAACAGCTTCCTGACCCTGCTGtgcagag GTACATCCACCCGTGTGACATGTGCGGCCGCATCTTCAACAGCATCGGCAACCTGGAGAGGCACAAGATCATCCACACAG gAGTGAAGAGTCACAGTTGTGATCAATGTGGAAAATCGTTTGCCAGGAAGGACATGCTGAAGGAGCACCTGAGAGTTCATGATAACATTCGTGACTTCCTGTGTGCTGAGTGTGGGAAag gtATGAAGACGAAACATGCCCTGCGGCACCACATGAAACTCCACAAGGGCATTAAGGAGTACGAGTGTAAGGAGTGTAACCGCAAATTTGCACAGAAAGTCAACATGCTGAAACATTACAAGAGACACACAG GTATAAAGGACTTCATGTGTGAACTGTGTGGAAAAACGTTCAGCGAGAGAAACACAatggaaacacacaaactcatacacacag ttgggAAGACGTGGTCATGCTCGGTGTGTGATAAGAAGTACGTGACGGAGTACATGCTGCAGAAACACGTCCAGCTAACACACGAGAAGGTTGAGGCTCAGAGCTGTCACATGTGTGGCACTAAAGTATCCACACGAGCCTCCATGAACAGACACATACGCCGTAAACAccctgag GTGGTGACAGTGAGGGTAGAGTATTTAGATGATCTTCCAGAAGCTGCAACAATTGATGCCTCATCCATCAGCatagcacag tctcCTCTCTCCACAGTAAAAGCTCACAGGAACTCGAGCCccatgaaaaagaaacagaagctgCAGGAGTCGATTCTCTCCGATTCAGTTGAATATGGAGAGATAACAAGAAAAACCAGTGAGTTCACCACGACGACAACAACCACGGCAACAGGAGACGAGACCAACTCGGCCGTGCAGAACCTACAACAG gtggtAGTGTTAGCTGACCCTAGCGCCCCTCCCACCACCTCCGTCAGTCTGACCAACATCAGGGTGACTCCCATCAACACAGCACCTCAGTCAGCACCTCAGTTCACCAGTCTGCAGCCAGTCACCGTGGAACGACCTCTGACCCTGGACAGCTCCATTCTCactgtgacctttgaccccgtCACTGGCTCCAGCGTGCAGGCGGACGGAGCGAGCGCACAGTCCGTCACTCACTTCATCAACCTCACTACCTTCAATCCCATATCACACCCTCTGGAAGCTTGGAGACCCATCACCAACACAGAGACGAGTCACGTGACCACGGACACAAGTCACGTGACCGCTGGGACGAGTCAAGGCACCCTGGAAGGGAATCACATGACAGCAGCCATGACTGTGGGCGGAGCTCAGGCTGAGCCACAGAACACCCAGAACCCTGAAGCTCAGATTCCACAGGATTCGCAGCATAATCTGGGCCAAAGTCATCAAATCCAGCCCCAGGCTTCAGGGCCTACACAGACTCCGGCTGCAGCACCGCAGATGTTCAGCTACTGA
- the tbl2 gene encoding transducin beta-like protein 2 gives MELSALVAVSLIIGALIILVAVAVNKQKSKQTEEEEQSDKAAAKSSLKASTVKKQKAQQRPRKEKPQQHTFSHPLLASSLKSHSGAVTCVDFSSNGKYLASCADDRTVRIWSTKDFLLRDHKCLRGNVEYDHATLVRFSPDSRAFITWLANGETIRIFKMTKKDDSTLSFKAAPEDFPRKHKGVVISMAIADTGKFIMTASVDTSIIIWDLKGEVLASITTNQMTISHAAVSPCGRFVAACGFTPDVKVWEVCFTKTGEFKEVNRAFDLKGHSAGVYCCDFSNNSCRMVTVSKDGTWKLWDTDVEYKKQQDPYLLRTVPCRVSEGSRIALSPDGRAVAVSSGRDLYMYNASSGELEEEFHDVHSEHITDLRFDINNRFLVSSGDRAIRVFHNVSGYRAAISDMQVLLKKSTNSGVKQRLQQQITEAESALNAIIGTQSS, from the exons ATGGAGTTGTCTGCCCTCGTGGCCGTTTCATTGATTATTGGAGCGCTTATTATTTTAGTCGCTGTagctgtaaataaacagaaatctaAACAGACTGAAGAAGAGGAGCAGAGCGATAAAGCAgctg CAAAGTCCTCACTAAAGGCATCAACTGTTAAGAAGCAGAAAGCACAGCAGCGTCCTCGCAAGGAGAAACCTCAGCAGCACACGTTCTCCCACCCGCTGCTCGCCTCCTCACTGAAG agtcaCAGTGGTGCAGTGACCTGTGTGGACTTCAGCAGTAACGGTAAATACTTGGCCTCCTGTGCTGATGATCGCACCGTTCGCATCTGGAGCACTAAAGACTTCCTGCTGAGAGATCACAAATGTCTGAGGGGTAACGTGGAGTACGACCATGCTACACTTGTTCGTTTCAGTCCCGACTCccg AGCCTTCATCACATGGCTGGCGAATGGAGAGACGATTCGTATTTTTAAGATGACCAAGAAGGATGACAGCACGTTGAGTTTTAAAGCAGCTCCTGAGGATTTCCCCCGAAAACACAAAGGCGTCGTCATCTCCATGGCCATCGCAGACACAG GGAAGTTTATAATGACGGCTTCAGTGGACACCAGCATCATCATCTGGGACCTGAAAGGAGAAGTGTTGGCCTCCATCACCACCAACCAGATGACCATCTCACATGCTGCTGTTTCTCCCTGTGGCAg gtttgtggCAGCGTGTGGATTTACTCCTGATGTTAAAGTTTGGGAAGTGTGTTTTACTAAAACAGGAGAGTTTAAAGAAGTGAATCGAGCGTTCGACCTCAAAGGACATTCAGCTGGTGTGTACTGCTGTGATTTTTCCAACAACTCCTGCAG gatgGTGACGGTGTCTAAAGACGGCACGTGGAAGCTGTGGGACACTGATGTGGAGTATAAGAAGCAGCAGGACCCGTACCTGCTCCGGACTGTACCATGTCGAGTATCAGAGGGGAGTCGTATTGCTCTGTCTCCAGACGGCCGTGCGGTCGCCGTGTCTAGCGGCCGAGACCTTTACATGTACAATGCGAGCTCTGGTGAGTTGGAGGAGGAATTCCACGATGTCCACAGCGAACACATCACTGATCTCAGATTCGACATTAATAACCGCTTCCTGGTGAGCAGCGGTGACCGCGCCATCAGGGTCTTCCACAATGTGAGCGGTTACCGTGCGGCCATCAGCGACATGCAGGTCCTGCTGAAGAAGAGCACCAACTCTGGGGTGAAGCAGCGGCTACAGCAGCAGATCACTGAGGCCGAGAGTGCGCTGAACGCCATCATCGGCACCCAGAGTAGCTGA